Proteins from one Xenopus tropicalis strain Nigerian chromosome 1, UCB_Xtro_10.0, whole genome shotgun sequence genomic window:
- the LOC101734868 gene encoding uncharacterized protein LOC101734868: protein MHLKPITALEPKERTIQRIVVDLRPALGQVQDTKEEEYNSSDSSCDGPPLVWDKRSKQGEAVKEQQEILSPSHGTTSEEFRMFLPPIVQSQVEHVESSVKLTRLSLASVSNNGAITCHPEDKSGILPPVCFPKIIVSQEPIKKTYENRGQQRNMSAGWLGVEKMQLPLSELLKVLSKQTEYRHHTFINQVLHTLRERRHRMLEESGEHHAMT from the exons ATGCACCTTAAGCCAATAACTGCCTTAGAGCCTAAAGAACGTACAATACAGAGAATAGTTGTAGATCTTCGACCTGCTCTGGGACAGGTCCAGGACACAAAAGAGGAAGAATACAACAGTTCAGATTCTTCTTGTGACGGCCCTCCGCTTGTGTGGGATAAAAGGTCAAAGCAGGGAGAGGCAGTAAAAGAACAGCAAGAAATTTTGTCTCCATCCCATGGCACTACATCAGAGGAGTTCAGAATGTTTCTGCCGCCAATAGTACAAAGCCAGGTTGAGCATGTAGAATCTTCAGTAAAACTGACTAGGCTAAGTTTAGCATCAGTATCTAATAATGGGGCAATAACATGCCACCCAGAAGACAAATCAGGCATTCTGCCTCCAGTTTGCTTTCCCAAAATTATTGTAAGTCAAGAACCTATAAAGAAGACATATGAAAATCGGGGGCAACAGAGAAAT ATGTCTGCAGGATGGCTAGGTGTGGAGAAAATGCAGCTACCACTTTCTGAATTACTGAAGGTGCTAAGTAAACAGACAGAATATAGACACCACACTTTCATCAACCAGGTGCTCCACACCCTTCGAGAGAGGCG aCACAGAATGCTTGAGGAATCTGGAGAACATCATGCCATGACATAA
- the cnn2 gene encoding calponin-2, producing MSSQFNKGPAYGLSAEVRNKLAQKYDPQKETELKVWIEEVTGMSIGPDFQKGLKDGVILCELMNKLRPHSIPKVNVSRQNWHQLENLSNFIKAMNLYGMKSVDLFEANDLFENGNMTQVQVSLLALAGLAKSRGMQSEVDIGVKYSEKQERNFDDNTKKAGHCVIGLQMGTNKCASQSGMTAYGTRRHLYDPKNTILPPMDHSTISLQMGSNKGASQVGMTAPGTRRHIYDTKLGTEKCDNSSMSLQMGYTQGANQSGQIFGLGRQIYDPKYCPTGNRDDLPNDENEQEQYQQDF from the exons ATGAGCTCCCAGTTTAACAAGGGCCCGGCCTATGGTCTGTCTGCCGAAGTCAGGAACAAG ttgGCACAGAAATATGATCCACAAAAGGAGACAGAATTAAAAGTATGGATAGAAGAGGTAACAGGAATGTCCATTGGGCCAGACTTCCAGAAAGGATTAAAAGACGGTGTCATTCTATGCGA GCTCATGAACAAATTAAGACCACACTCCATCCCAAAAGTGAACGTCTCTCGACAGAACTGGCACCAG CTAGAGAATCTCTCCAACTTTATAAAAGCAATGAATCTTTATGGAATGAAATCGGTGGATCTTTTTGAAGCCAATGACCTTTTCGAGAATGGGAACATGACTCAAGTTCAGGTTTCTTTGCTGGCGCTTGCTGGTCTG GCAAAATCGCGGGGTATGCAGAGTGAAGTAGACATTGGGGTAAAATACTCAGAGAAACAGGAGCGTAATTTTGATGACAATACAAAGAAAGCAGGACACTGTGTTATTGGGCTCCAG ATGGGCACAAATAAATGTGCCAGTCAGTCTGGCATGACAGCATATGGCACAAGGAGGCATCTATATGACCCCAAGAACACCATATTACCACCAATGGACCACTCTACCATCAGCCTACAGATGGGAAGCAACAAAGGAGCAAGCCAG GTTGGCATGACTGCCCCAGGCACCCGGCGTCACATCTATGATACCAAGCTTGGGACTGAGAAGTGTGACAATTCATCCATGTCTCTGCAGATGGGATACACCCAAGGAGCCAACCAGAGTGGTCAGATTTTTGGGCTCGGCAGGCAGATCTACGACCCAAAATACTGCCCCACGGGTAACCGAGATGATCTGCCCAACGATGAAAATGAGCAGGAACAGTACCAGCAGGACTTCTGA